A stretch of Lathyrus oleraceus cultivar Zhongwan6 chromosome 6, CAAS_Psat_ZW6_1.0, whole genome shotgun sequence DNA encodes these proteins:
- the LOC127096450 gene encoding uncharacterized protein LOC127096450 yields the protein MDRTWMCDRVYSNRHGLKEEYVRGVKDFVKRALKQPICKSEGGIRCPCINCKCLKIRTPTNVRLHLYRDGFQPDYWIWTQHGEVELNVNTRNDSNSSEHVHHDDQIEAMNQMVYDAFRPYGVFFHVNDNIEVEEYTEDEFPNEDAKRFYDKLISFNKPIYEGATQSILSISTQLLEIRSNWHVPQKGLDFVAQMLKSVCPVQKCLPENYYQATQLVSKLGLKVEKIDCCKNGCMLYYKDDSNLSECKFCNAPRFIPRKTGMGKYKDIPVKRMFYFPIIPRLQRLYASTESASEMRWHHMNKNSSNILRHPSDGKAWKHFDSVYPDFSREPRNVRLGLCSDGFTPYIQASASPYSCWPIIVTPYNLPPEMCMTKPYLFLACLIPGPKNPKLKIDVYLQPLIDDLHRLWSNGILTYDISTKQNFIMKVCLMWTINDFPAYGMLSGWGTQGKLACPHCMEHTDAFTLKSGHKNSWFDCHRRFLPSNHSFRRSKRSFLKNRVVTNEPPPISTWKDIWAVISNFPKVTEIGWEAKWKEFEGYGVDHNWKKRSIFWDLPYWKDNLLRHNLDVMHIEKNVFDNIFNTVMNVKDKTKDNEKAREDLAKLCFRGDLELQPLENGKNGKPKASYTLTKSEAKLVCKWLKELRMPDGYASNLSRCANVEKGTVHGMKSHDCHVFMECLLPIAFHSLPDLVWKPLTELSRFFKDLCCNTLRMDDLIKLDENIPIIICKLERIFPPGFFDSMEHLPIHLAKEAILGGPVQYRWMYPFERFMGVSKRAVTNKARVEGSICSDYIHRETNYFCSHYFNSFRLLPTINLSNKPHLDNDDILPTMSILQSGGRPSGKSRKYFLSDKEWKSSHVHVLINCDEVKPYLDIFLENHSLDIEDSSGRIHIEFPIWLKKYVNEETNGVTNQDIIALSRSPASMAISWNMYFINGYKFHTEEWSKGRKTSNCGVHVKGLAEGGNTDFYGIIKHIFELDYFGLKHKIPVFYCEWFDPTRNTGTKVHPQYKGIYDEEI from the exons ATGGATCGTACTTGGATGTGCGATAGAGTATATTCCAATAGACACGGATTGAAAGAAGAGTATGTTCGCGGGGTTAAAGACTTCGTAAAGAGGGCTTTGAAACAACCTATTTGTAAATCTGAGGGAGGGATAAGGTGTCCGTGTATAAATTGCAAGTGTCTCAAGATAAGAACACCAACTAATGTTAGACTTCACTTGTATCGAGATGGATTTCAACCAGACTATTGGATTTGGACTCAACATGGAGAAGTAGAGCTCAATGTTAATACAAGGAATGATTCAAATAGTAGTGAGCATGTGCATCATGATGACCAAATTGAGGCAATGAATCAGATGGTGTATGATGCTTTTAGGCCTTATGGAGTATTCTTTCACGTGAATGATAACATAGAAGTTGAGGAATATACGGAGGATGAGTTTCCCAACGAAGATGCCAAACGATTTTATGACAAATTGATATCTTTCAACAAGCCCATTTATGAGGGAGCTACCCAATCAATATTATCAATATCTACTCAACTTCTTGAAATTAGGTCTAATTGGCATGTACCACAAAAAGGTTTAGATTTTGTTGCACAAATGCTTAAAAGTGTATGTCCAGTTCAAAAATGCTTGCCCGAGAACTATTACCAAGCAACACAGTTGGTATCTAAGTTAGGGCTAAAGGTTGAGAAGATTGATTGTTGTAAGAATGGTTGTATGTTATATTACAAGGATGATAGCAATCTATCAGAGTGCAAATTTTGTAATGCTCCTAGGTTCATTCCTCGCAAGACTGGCATGGGAAAGTACAAAGATATCCCAGTGAAGAGAATGTTCTACTTCCCAATCATTCCCAGATTACAAAGATTGTATGCATCAACTGAGTCGGCAAGTGAAATGAGATGGCATCACATGAACAAAAATAGTTCCAACATCCTTCGCCACCCGTCAGATGGAAAAGCATGGAAACATTTTGATAGTGTATATCCTGACTTTTCTAGGGAACCCAGAAATGTAAGGTTGGGTCTGTGTTCAGATGGTTTTACTCCTTACATTCAAGCGTCTGCTTCTCCATACTCATGTTGGCCAATAATAGTTACTCCGTATAATCTCCCCCCTGAAATGTGCATGACCAAACCATACTTGTTTTTGGCATGCCTCATACCCGGACCTAAAAACCCTAAATTAAAGATAGATGTCTACTTGCAACCATTGATTGATGATCTACATCGATTGTGGTCCAATGGAATATTGACCTATGATATATCTACAAAACAAAACTTCATCATGAAAGTCTGCTTGATGTGgacaattaatgattttccagccTATGGTATGTTATCTGGATGGGGAACACAAGGTAAattggcatgccctcattgtATGGAACACACTGATGCTTTCACCTTGAAAAGTGGCCATAAGAATTCCTGGTTTGACTGTCATCGTCGTTTCTTGCCATCTAATCACTCCTTCAGAAGGAGTAAAAGAAGTTTCCTAAAAAATAGGGTTGTGACCAATGAGCCACCTCCCATTTCCACATGGAAAGATATATGGGCGGTAATAAGTAATTTTCCAAAAGTTACTGAAATTGGATGGGAGGCGAAATGGAAAGAATTTGAAGGGTATGGAGTGGATCACAATTGGAAAAAGCGAAGTATTTTTTGGGATCTCCCATATTGGAAGGATAACTTGTTAAGGCATAACCTCGATGTGATGCACATAGAAAAAAACGTCTTCGATAATATATTTAATACTGTCATGAATGTTAAGGATAAAACAAAGGATAATGAAAAGGCAAGAGAAGACTTGGCTAAATTATGCTTTCGCGGGGACTTGGAGCTCCAACCCTTAGAAAACGGAAAGAATGGTAAACCAAAGGCTAGTTACACTCTAACCAAATCTGAAGCCAAGTTGGTTTGTAAATGGCTTAAGGAATTGAGAATGCCAGATGGCTATGCTTCAAACCTCAGTAGGTGTGCCAATGTAGAAAAGGGTACGGTGCATGGGATGAAGAGCCATGATTGTCATGTTTTCATGGAATGTTTACTCCCAATTGCATTCCATTCATTGCCAGATTTGGTTTGGAAACCATTAACTGAGCTAAGTCGATTCTTTAAAGATCTTTGTTGCAATACATTGAGGATGGACGACTTAATTAAGTTGGATGAGAATATTCCAATTATCATATGCAAGTTGGAAAGGATTTTTCCACCAGGTTTCTTTGACTCAATGGAGCATCTTCCAATCCATCTTGCCAAAGAAGCAATTCTAGGTGGTCCAGTACAGTACCGATGGATGTATCCATTCGAAAG ATTTATGGGAGTCTCAAAGAGGGCAGTGACAAATAAGGCTAGAGTTGAAGGTTCCATATGCAGTGATTATATACATCGCGAGACAAATTACTTTTGCTCTCATTATTTCAACTCTTTCCGTTTGTTGCCAACCATAAATCTTAGTAACAAACCTCATTTAGACAATGATGACATTCTACCTACAATGTCCATTCTACAAAGTGGCGGTCGACCAAGTGGGAAGTCACGAAAATATTTTCTATCTGATAAGGAATGGAAGTCTTCACATGTGCATGTCTTGATAAATTGTGATGAGGTTAAACCATATCTTGA CATATTCTTAGAGAACCACTCTCTAGATATAGAAGATTCATCTGGGCGCATACATATAGAGTTTCCCATATGGCTGAAGAAATATGTAAATGAGGAGACAAATGGAGTTACTAACCAAGATATAATTGCCTTGTCTCGCAGTCCTGCATCAATGGCCATATCATGGAACATGTATTTTATCAATGGGTACAAGTTTCATACTGAAGAATGGAGCAAAGGTAGAAAAACTAGCAATTGTGGTGTGCACGTGAAAGGTCTTGCAGAAGGAGGAAATACTGATTTTTATGGAATAATCAAACATATCTTTGAGCTAGATTACTTTGGTCTGAAGCATAAGATTCCAGTTTTTTATTGTGAATGGTTTGATCCAACAAGGAATACGGGCACAAAGGTTCACCCACAATATAAAGGAATTTATGATGAAGAAATTTGA